From a region of the Thermosipho melanesiensis BI429 genome:
- a CDS encoding phage tail tube protein, with protein sequence MNTGAKSSVLLGVETSFATEATAIWKLPFKSESLNHKVEAVRSEALLGTRGIKSLAPGKLGAEGSIDVELYPETAGVLFYLALGKAALVDPDGTPSSGDEYTNIKPIGLTEDLPSASIEVNHGGQSFKYLGMKINQLRFSGSVGAIPSVTADFVGKEELSGSLTQGTLTVPGYDPYYFKELKLYTDQFTTATDLYSSIELTINNNLDSDDYRLDGTGKRKSLDPGTLEITGSIDIIFDSSVISGEYTKFKNFTEAALGIELAKDATNKLTIYIPRLLFSNMTHDIAGPDKIMFKAEFTALIPLSGDIIEIADYTNGTGTY encoded by the coding sequence ATGAATACAGGCGCTAAATCAAGCGTATTACTTGGCGTTGAAACAAGCTTTGCAACTGAAGCAACTGCTATATGGAAATTGCCTTTCAAAAGCGAAAGCTTAAATCATAAAGTTGAAGCAGTTAGATCAGAAGCATTGCTGGGTACAAGAGGAATAAAATCTCTTGCTCCTGGAAAATTAGGTGCTGAAGGAAGTATTGATGTAGAACTTTATCCAGAAACTGCAGGTGTTCTTTTCTATCTTGCTCTTGGAAAAGCAGCACTTGTTGATCCTGATGGTACTCCCTCGAGCGGGGATGAATATACAAATATTAAACCAATCGGCCTAACTGAAGATCTTCCGAGTGCAAGTATAGAAGTAAACCACGGTGGACAATCATTCAAATATCTTGGAATGAAAATTAATCAACTAAGATTTTCTGGTTCGGTCGGTGCAATTCCTTCAGTAACTGCTGATTTTGTAGGGAAAGAAGAACTAAGCGGTTCCTTAACACAGGGGACTTTAACTGTTCCAGGATATGATCCATACTACTTTAAAGAACTTAAACTTTACACAGATCAATTCACAACAGCTACAGATCTTTACTCAAGTATTGAACTTACAATAAACAACAATCTTGACTCTGACGATTACAGATTAGATGGCACAGGCAAAAGGAAGAGTTTAGATCCTGGAACATTGGAAATTACAGGATCAATTGATATTATCTTCGATAGTTCAGTAATTTCTGGCGAATATACTAAATTCAAGAATTTTACTGAGGCAGCATTAGGTATAGAACTTGCAAAAGATGCAACTAACAAACTTACAATATACATTCCAAGACTTCTCTTCTCAAACATGACACACGATATTGCAGGACCAGACAAAATAATGTTTAAGGCTGAATTCACAGCTCTAATTCCATTGAGTGGAGACATAATCGAAATCGCAGATTATACTAACGGGACAGGAACATATTAA
- a CDS encoding HK97 gp10 family phage protein, producing the protein MIEVSVDKKQLTKIKRYMSDDRFKEVLRKVLIAAGLELEDMIVTNIDERTSNTGRLGQSWTVKDISYDKIKVFTNLQYAPFVEYGTRPHRPPYKPILRWVQLKEKSRAKWTYRRAWAIWHSIAKKGTQEKRYLRDAVDKFSLSKWVDELIRTWENV; encoded by the coding sequence ATGATTGAAGTCTCAGTTGACAAAAAGCAACTGACTAAAATAAAGCGATATATGTCAGATGATAGGTTTAAAGAAGTATTGAGAAAGGTGCTAATAGCCGCGGGTTTAGAACTTGAAGATATGATAGTTACTAACATAGACGAGAGAACGAGCAATACAGGCCGTTTAGGACAATCCTGGACAGTAAAAGATATAAGTTATGACAAAATAAAAGTATTTACAAACTTACAATATGCTCCTTTTGTAGAATATGGAACACGACCACATAGACCACCATATAAACCAATCTTAAGATGGGTTCAGTTAAAGGAGAAATCAAGGGCGAAATGGACTTATAGGAGAGCATGGGCAATATGGCACTCCATTGCAAAAAAAGGAACACAGGAAAAAAGGTATCTAAGAGATGCAGTTGATAAGTTTAGCCTTTCTAAATGGGTAGATGAGCTAATAAGGACGTGGGAAAATGTTTAG
- a CDS encoding SU10 major capsid protein: MGTINGMVTTYDVAENKIDVSPVLSMLKLPNTPLLNAIGISNETVDSTRYEWWDDVLPVLKVKLAAAYTAGGGSLTVETGAGKKFKVGNVIKVENSIYRVTAINGDVLSVAVVSGDADHAANVDVELIGDAQPEGQDYNDSNYEQKVKRYNVTQIFSDYVKFSGSQLAVKQYVNEDVFLNEVQRKLKKLKILLERTAWLGIRVDPNDNSGPRMMGGIKYFIDSDGITSTNTWSEDNFRAFLKLIYDNGGYITEAWMNASTKQYFNSLNSDKLIVTQDERTAGRLVDGYLSEYGQISLKTSPHIPEGMIIVVDTSNLKIKPLSGRNMAYEPLAKTGDSVKGQIVGEYTLEFRNPDGAGIFYIQ; this comes from the coding sequence ATGGGAACAATAAATGGTATGGTAACAACTTACGATGTTGCTGAAAATAAAATTGATGTATCTCCTGTTTTATCAATGTTAAAACTTCCTAACACTCCATTATTGAATGCGATTGGTATAAGTAATGAAACAGTTGATTCAACAAGGTATGAATGGTGGGACGATGTTCTCCCTGTATTAAAAGTTAAACTTGCTGCTGCATATACTGCAGGTGGAGGTTCTTTAACTGTTGAAACTGGTGCTGGGAAGAAATTTAAAGTTGGTAACGTAATCAAAGTCGAAAATTCCATTTATAGAGTGACAGCAATTAATGGAGATGTCTTGTCTGTTGCAGTTGTTTCTGGTGACGCAGACCACGCCGCAAACGTAGATGTAGAACTTATTGGAGATGCTCAACCAGAAGGGCAAGATTATAACGATAGCAATTATGAACAAAAAGTTAAGAGATACAATGTCACTCAAATTTTCTCCGATTACGTAAAATTCTCTGGATCTCAACTCGCTGTGAAACAATATGTAAACGAAGATGTATTTTTAAACGAAGTTCAAAGAAAACTTAAAAAGTTAAAAATACTCCTCGAAAGAACCGCTTGGCTCGGTATAAGGGTTGACCCAAACGATAATTCTGGTCCAAGAATGATGGGTGGTATTAAATACTTTATTGATAGTGATGGTATAACCTCAACTAACACTTGGAGTGAGGATAATTTTAGAGCATTCTTAAAACTCATCTACGACAATGGTGGTTATATAACCGAAGCATGGATGAACGCTTCCACAAAACAATACTTCAATTCCCTTAATTCTGATAAATTAATCGTTACCCAAGATGAAAGAACTGCTGGTAGGTTAGTTGATGGATACCTCTCAGAATACGGACAAATTTCCTTGAAGACTTCTCCTCATATTCCCGAAGGTATGATTATTGTAGTTGATACAAGCAATTTGAAGATTAAACCTCTATCTGGTAGGAATATGGCATACGAACCACTTGCAAAGACCGGAGATAGTGTAAAAGGACAAATTGTAGGAGAATACACTCTTGAGTTTAGAAATCCTGACGGTGCTGGAATATTCTATATCCAATAA
- a CDS encoding DUF4355 domain-containing protein gives MLEMKKRGIDIQLFAEGDSQATQNNDVKITYSNGTSTANNGTPSVNVTFTGDNTQSGTNEEVLYDDKDPIEALKATAIELGLNPDDVAIMTKKELQSQIDRAVTQAIKTREEKLKKKAEIEKMKEKGQYEQLLRQERREALEDLKNTYLQAKGLPQEFGVLITVDPLVDKSLTEAKEELVDAVETIATKINEIVEAKVNEKLKTMESGTFTGTKNTEKALPTDPKEALKQLFSQKKK, from the coding sequence ATGTTGGAAATGAAAAAGAGGGGCATTGACATCCAACTCTTTGCAGAGGGGGATAGTCAAGCCACTCAAAATAATGATGTAAAGATAACTTATTCGAACGGAACTTCAACCGCAAATAATGGAACACCGAGCGTTAATGTAACTTTTACAGGAGATAACACTCAATCCGGAACTAACGAAGAAGTTTTGTATGATGATAAAGACCCCATTGAAGCATTAAAAGCAACAGCGATAGAGCTGGGACTAAATCCTGATGACGTTGCTATTATGACAAAAAAGGAACTCCAAAGCCAAATTGACAGAGCAGTGACACAGGCAATTAAAACAAGAGAAGAAAAACTTAAAAAGAAGGCAGAAATAGAGAAAATGAAGGAAAAAGGTCAATATGAGCAATTATTGAGGCAAGAAAGAAGAGAGGCTTTGGAGGACCTCAAAAATACTTATTTGCAAGCTAAAGGATTACCACAGGAATTTGGTGTATTAATCACAGTCGACCCACTTGTAGACAAATCTCTTACAGAAGCAAAAGAGGAACTTGTAGATGCAGTGGAAACTATAGCAACTAAAATCAACGAAATAGTGGAAGCAAAAGTAAATGAAAAGCTAAAAACTATGGAATCTGGTACATTTACTGGCACAAAAAACACGGAGAAAGCATTGCCAACTGACCCCAAAGAAGCTCTAAAGCAATTATTTTCTCAAAAAAAGAAATAA
- a CDS encoding phage portal protein, translating to MAKKNYQELFDLFYGEYTPEYCQQNQLFIDYDSKNNIKHITKSLIDYAYEIITTDYNLIFGDNFEIYIPNNENATKRLKELFEANNFNKLARLFVIQGLILGDTALKLGRDTDGNVRMGIVKLLNGTLDYVMEYGQVVAWVYEYSMKHHESYLQVKEIYTKDRVQIYVDGKLKINLPNRYGEFWLIHVANIPSLQDPVWGESELERIGDTIDEMNSTLSRISAIEDIYAKPRIIASGIRDASNLRQEHNVWATPDNAELKILEYNGNVIPSMLEKYEKLENYLRNKCPELILNDLGNISGYALKLKLTKLIKKIKNYRDVYFAGIKKACKLALAMDGVVVDEVAIKVDPVIPADEVEDLNKWIMLMQSELVSRQTVAEALGFDFNEEARKIEEENSWYMELMGDESGQKTEQE from the coding sequence ATGGCTAAAAAAAATTACCAAGAACTTTTTGATTTGTTTTATGGAGAATATACACCTGAATATTGTCAACAAAACCAGTTGTTTATTGATTATGACAGCAAAAACAATATAAAACACATAACCAAATCCTTAATTGATTACGCATATGAAATCATTACAACTGATTACAACTTAATATTTGGAGACAATTTTGAAATTTATATTCCTAATAATGAAAATGCCACAAAAAGATTGAAAGAGTTGTTTGAGGCAAATAATTTCAACAAACTTGCAAGATTGTTTGTTATCCAAGGACTTATTCTTGGTGATACCGCGCTGAAATTAGGAAGAGACACAGATGGTAACGTTAGAATGGGGATTGTTAAGTTATTAAATGGAACACTTGACTATGTAATGGAATATGGGCAAGTCGTTGCGTGGGTGTATGAATACTCAATGAAGCATCACGAGTCATATTTGCAAGTAAAAGAAATCTATACAAAAGATAGAGTGCAAATTTATGTAGATGGCAAACTAAAAATTAATCTTCCGAATCGTTATGGAGAATTCTGGCTAATTCACGTGGCAAATATACCTTCACTTCAGGATCCAGTTTGGGGAGAATCAGAGCTTGAGAGAATAGGCGACACGATAGATGAAATGAATTCAACACTATCCAGAATCTCAGCTATTGAAGATATTTATGCTAAACCACGAATTATAGCATCGGGGATCAGAGACGCAAGTAATTTAAGGCAAGAACATAACGTATGGGCAACTCCAGACAACGCAGAACTTAAGATTTTGGAATACAACGGAAATGTAATTCCTTCAATGCTTGAAAAATATGAAAAGTTAGAAAACTATCTCAGAAACAAATGTCCTGAACTTATCCTTAACGATCTTGGAAATATTTCAGGATATGCATTAAAACTGAAACTTACAAAACTTATCAAGAAGATAAAGAACTATAGAGACGTATATTTTGCTGGAATTAAAAAAGCTTGCAAACTTGCACTCGCAATGGACGGGGTCGTTGTTGACGAGGTTGCAATTAAAGTTGATCCAGTTATTCCTGCAGATGAGGTTGAGGATCTTAATAAATGGATAATGTTAATGCAATCTGAACTTGTATCCAGACAAACAGTTGCAGAAGCATTGGGATTTGATTTTAACGAAGAAGCCAGGAAAATTGAAGAAGAAAATTCCTGGTATATGGAGTTGATGGGCGATGAATCTGGACAGAAGACTGAACAGGAGTGA
- a CDS encoding phage terminase large subunit — protein sequence MTKAQMEMIARKLRNIETFTKLLFGYSEIAPKQRELLYLNGSTQVICAGRRFGKTNYVAGKIFYYATIHPKSRVIVGGPSLDQAKIYYDLLTEAIELSPLKGFVKKTKDSPFPTIYLKNGSSITVRSTAHNGKYLRGRKVNLVVLTEAAFIKDSVYEQVITPMKLDTGAPVILESTPNGMNYFYEEYQRGLKNKKHTISFHATVYDNPFLDQEEIENAKAKTPDYVWRQEYLAEFVDDDTVFFPWKILVEAFEDYKPEGYKDGRKYSIGVDLAKYRDYTVIIVLDVTEEPFKIAEFHRFNQIPYEEVIRIVNDLQAKYRAQVYLDATGVGDPISERINACVPFVFSQKSKSELLHNLLLNFEQQKLQLPASNTILRDELRFFRRIQSGSGFKLEAQEGYHDDCVMALALAVWGQTRRQEAFSTQLDIL from the coding sequence ATGACAAAGGCACAAATGGAGATGATAGCGAGGAAGCTTAGAAATATTGAAACTTTTACAAAGCTTTTATTTGGATATTCTGAAATAGCTCCCAAACAAAGGGAGCTTTTATATTTAAATGGTTCAACTCAGGTGATATGTGCTGGGAGAAGATTTGGAAAAACAAATTATGTAGCTGGCAAGATCTTTTATTATGCAACTATACATCCAAAAAGCAGGGTTATTGTAGGTGGTCCATCTTTGGATCAGGCGAAGATATATTATGACCTATTAACAGAGGCGATAGAACTATCACCACTGAAAGGATTTGTCAAGAAAACAAAAGATTCTCCTTTTCCAACAATATATCTCAAAAATGGTTCTTCAATTACTGTAAGATCGACTGCACATAATGGTAAGTATCTCAGAGGAAGAAAGGTTAATTTAGTAGTTCTTACTGAAGCTGCGTTTATTAAAGACTCAGTGTATGAGCAAGTTATAACTCCAATGAAGCTTGATACAGGAGCACCGGTAATATTAGAATCAACCCCTAACGGAATGAATTATTTTTATGAAGAATATCAAAGAGGTTTAAAAAACAAAAAGCATACTATTTCTTTCCATGCAACTGTATACGATAATCCGTTTTTAGATCAAGAAGAAATTGAAAATGCAAAGGCAAAAACTCCTGATTACGTTTGGAGGCAAGAATATCTGGCGGAGTTTGTTGATGATGATACAGTGTTCTTCCCATGGAAGATCTTAGTTGAAGCTTTTGAAGATTACAAACCTGAAGGATATAAAGATGGGAGAAAGTATTCAATTGGTGTTGATCTTGCAAAATATAGGGACTACACGGTGATTATAGTACTTGATGTAACAGAAGAACCGTTTAAAATAGCTGAATTTCATAGATTTAATCAAATTCCATATGAAGAAGTTATAAGAATAGTAAATGACTTACAAGCAAAGTATCGGGCACAAGTGTATCTTGATGCAACAGGTGTAGGAGACCCCATAAGTGAAAGAATAAATGCTTGCGTTCCATTTGTTTTTTCTCAGAAATCCAAATCTGAGCTACTACATAATTTATTACTTAACTTTGAACAACAAAAATTACAATTACCTGCTTCAAATACAATTTTAAGAGATGAGCTGAGATTTTTTAGACGTATTCAATCTGGTTCTGGATTTAAGTTAGAAGCTCAGGAAGGCTACCACGATGACTGTGTTATGGCTTTAGCTCTTGCTGTGTGGGGACAAACTAGAAGACAAGAAGCTTTTAGCACACAATTGGATATTTTGTGA
- a CDS encoding NYN domain-containing protein: protein MRAIIIVDGNYLYKSCMNEWKKAPKYDFCFQNIIKFYSKVINTEMHLIRVRFHDSPPCEGGDNNFRTKKEKVLNKLRSIQRIDVVLGRCRKIGNTFSQKGVDVNMALDIVRYANDIDTIIIISGDSDLVPAFDEARNRGAEIVLLLSPHHFNSTGSADESIKKLIVASDFYFTFDDKMMFNTSKNYTP from the coding sequence ATGCGTGCTATTATTATTGTTGATGGTAATTATCTATATAAAAGTTGTATGAATGAATGGAAAAAAGCTCCAAAATATGATTTCTGTTTTCAAAATATTATTAAATTTTATTCAAAGGTGATAAATACTGAAATGCATCTTATTCGTGTAAGATTTCATGATAGCCCTCCTTGTGAAGGTGGGGATAATAATTTTAGAACAAAAAAAGAAAAAGTTCTGAATAAACTTAGAAGTATACAAAGAATAGATGTAGTACTTGGCCGCTGCCGTAAAATTGGAAATACTTTTTCTCAAAAAGGTGTGGATGTAAATATGGCATTAGATATTGTACGCTATGCTAATGACATTGATACAATTATTATAATTAGTGGTGATAGTGATTTGGTTCCTGCTTTTGATGAAGCCCGTAACAGGGGAGCGGAAATTGTGTTATTATTGTCCCCGCATCATTTCAATTCTACTGGTTCTGCAGATGAATCTATAAAAAAACTTATAGTTGCCTCAGATTTTTATTTTACTTTTGATGATAAAATGATGTTTAATACTTCAAAAAATTATACTCCATAA
- a CDS encoding RNA polymerase subunit sigma-24 translates to MLTSTQNFIISELQRYKSYWQALLKRKIHLNFINGEIKIQFTLPNGVLVIFNKNAMRTPEVLDRLTIEKKRRMWNKIRRTEYWLQLLSLRQREAIFWRIINHDFEPCNSVECSGLKYKTLSYREIAKKMDLNEKTVWTYVQEGIEKIEELIEGAK, encoded by the coding sequence ATGTTAACTTCTACACAGAATTTTATCATTTCTGAATTACAAAGGTACAAATCATACTGGCAAGCACTTTTGAAAAGAAAAATACATTTAAATTTTATTAACGGAGAAATCAAAATACAATTCACACTACCCAATGGTGTTTTGGTTATATTCAATAAGAATGCAATGAGAACACCAGAGGTATTAGATAGACTAACAATAGAAAAGAAACGGAGGATGTGGAACAAAATTAGAAGAACTGAGTATTGGTTGCAGTTACTTTCATTAAGACAACGAGAAGCTATATTCTGGAGAATTATAAATCACGATTTTGAGCCTTGTAATTCTGTAGAATGTTCAGGACTAAAATATAAAACATTGTCATATAGAGAAATTGCAAAAAAGATGGATCTTAACGAAAAAACAGTTTGGACATATGTGCAAGAAGGGATTGAGAAAATTGAGGAGTTGATTGAAGGTGCAAAGTAA
- a CDS encoding helix-turn-helix domain-containing protein, with protein sequence MTYASKLLNAIYNELDLYIEKQVKDKNDYEQISFLKQFMKLEDQFMDVVYRFIEGGILSNRRFYKMLSKTDLPDFFAEIFERATKTARTRSKVELRFEPLFTENIDFALLFAEVDIENVANKFKEAKQLEKMGYRIELYQMDEKYYLLTVSYASDTILQTVGDYNTIKEKLELLIKQMPGKTTFTVKEVTLYLNVPSKTIQRYVKTGKLPKRYINGRLIFTKDELEQLKKLFSRLNEKIEYEYKKALGWC encoded by the coding sequence ATGACTTATGCTTCGAAGTTACTAAATGCAATTTATAATGAGCTGGATTTATACATTGAAAAACAGGTTAAAGATAAAAATGATTATGAACAAATCAGTTTTTTAAAGCAATTTATGAAGTTAGAAGATCAATTTATGGATGTTGTTTATAGATTTATAGAAGGTGGCATATTATCAAATAGAAGGTTTTACAAAATGCTTAGTAAAACCGATCTTCCAGACTTTTTTGCGGAAATTTTTGAAAGAGCTACAAAAACGGCAAGAACTCGGAGCAAAGTTGAACTGCGGTTCGAACCGCTGTTTACTGAAAATATAGATTTTGCACTGCTTTTTGCTGAAGTAGATATCGAAAACGTAGCTAACAAATTTAAAGAAGCAAAGCAATTGGAAAAGATGGGGTATAGGATTGAATTATACCAAATGGACGAAAAGTATTATCTTTTAACAGTTAGTTATGCTTCTGATACAATTCTACAAACAGTTGGGGATTATAACACAATAAAAGAAAAATTAGAACTTTTGATAAAACAAATGCCAGGAAAAACAACTTTTACCGTAAAAGAAGTAACATTATATTTAAATGTTCCTTCCAAAACGATTCAAAGATATGTCAAAACTGGTAAACTCCCAAAAAGATACATTAATGGCCGGTTGATTTTTACCAAGGATGAGTTAGAGCAGTTAAAAAAGCTCTTTTCACGGCTCAACGAAAAAATCGAGTATGAATATAAAAAAGCATTGGGGTGGTGTTGA
- a CDS encoding Crp/Fnr family transcriptional regulator, whose amino-acid sequence MDIYKLLGTLWGEHERARLNKSAIILYFRLIYEANRSFWKGPIVISWEYLGRVLGFSPETLGRAISDLKSRGLITYERKGKHSAFWFPQLYFDSRSENSSENINHFDYRSRNSSENRSENRSENRSGNSSNNINNNILIQENKNIVNKESNIEFPNGNSATPVANEPPKWYLKLDERKKGIVDTWRTLIGPFDPKWLPLVTEVLRECYPAQIKNAIVTLAKTKADVMKEQGFEYVVEPLLKGVFGKRSKKKKKTPTGFASKLTGLKQFLEEGEESA is encoded by the coding sequence ATGGATATCTACAAATTACTGGGGACTCTTTGGGGGGAGCATGAGAGGGCCCGTTTAAACAAAAGCGCAATTATTTTATATTTCAGGCTTATATATGAAGCAAACAGAAGCTTCTGGAAGGGTCCAATCGTGATCTCCTGGGAGTACCTGGGGCGAGTCCTGGGGTTTTCACCAGAAACCTTGGGGCGAGCTATAAGTGATTTAAAAAGTAGAGGACTAATTACATATGAAAGGAAAGGAAAACATTCAGCTTTCTGGTTTCCACAACTTTACTTCGATAGTCGTAGTGAAAACAGTAGTGAAAATATTAATCACTTCGATTATCGAAGTAGAAACAGTAGTGAAAACCGAAGTGAAAATCGAAGTGAAAACCGTAGTGGAAACAGTAGTAATAATATAAATAATAATATATTAATACAAGAAAACAAGAATATAGTAAATAAAGAAAGTAATATAGAATTCCCTAACGGGAATTCTGCGACACCTGTCGCGAACGAACCACCAAAATGGTATCTCAAACTAGACGAACGGAAAAAAGGCATAGTAGATACATGGCGTACACTAATAGGCCCTTTCGATCCTAAATGGCTTCCGCTAGTAACAGAAGTTCTACGTGAATGCTACCCAGCACAGATTAAAAATGCAATAGTAACGCTTGCAAAAACAAAAGCCGATGTAATGAAAGAGCAGGGCTTTGAGTATGTTGTTGAACCTTTGCTGAAAGGGGTATTTGGCAAACGTTCCAAAAAGAAGAAAAAAACTCCTACAGGATTTGCCAGTAAACTTACAGGACTAAAACAATTCCTGGAAGAAGGTGAAGAAAGTGCTTAG
- the recT gene encoding recombination protein RecT, with the protein MAKVNEIKAQLQKKGGTKPPAKGNTLADLIKKMEPQIKRALPKHLNVERFTRIILTEVRKNPKLLDCDPMSFMAAMMTAAQLGLEPGSHLGQAYIIPYYNRKLGKTLAQFQLGYKGIIDLFYRSEQALNIDAHEVCENDEFEFEYGLHPKLYHKPSLNGRGKVIAYYAVAHLKDGGYSFMVMSVDDIEKIRKRSKTPNEGPWITDYDAMAKKTVIKQLLKYMPLSVELQRKLSTDETTKIELSEHMDEAPDETDWEIIDVEAKEIPANEKEEKKVETEESENGKVDKPKQKEILNPFVKE; encoded by the coding sequence ATGGCTAAAGTGAACGAGATAAAAGCGCAACTTCAGAAAAAGGGAGGCACAAAGCCCCCAGCAAAAGGAAATACTTTAGCCGACTTAATAAAGAAAATGGAACCACAGATAAAAAGAGCTCTTCCAAAACATTTAAACGTTGAAAGATTCACAAGGATAATTCTAACAGAAGTTAGGAAAAACCCGAAATTGTTGGACTGTGACCCAATGTCTTTCATGGCTGCAATGATGACTGCCGCTCAATTAGGTTTAGAGCCTGGCTCACATCTTGGGCAAGCTTATATTATTCCTTATTACAACAGAAAACTTGGTAAAACGCTAGCTCAGTTCCAACTTGGATATAAAGGAATCATTGATCTATTTTATCGTTCAGAACAAGCACTAAATATCGATGCACACGAAGTTTGCGAAAATGATGAATTTGAATTTGAGTATGGACTTCATCCTAAATTGTACCATAAGCCATCCTTAAATGGTAGAGGAAAAGTAATAGCATATTATGCAGTTGCCCACTTAAAAGACGGTGGATATTCTTTTATGGTTATGAGCGTTGATGACATTGAGAAGATACGAAAACGTTCAAAAACACCAAACGAAGGTCCATGGATAACTGATTATGATGCAATGGCAAAAAAGACAGTCATTAAGCAGTTGCTTAAATATATGCCTCTCAGTGTTGAACTCCAAAGGAAACTTTCAACTGATGAAACTACAAAGATTGAATTATCAGAACATATGGATGAAGCACCAGACGAAACCGATTGGGAAATAATCGACGTAGAAGCAAAAGAAATCCCAGCAAATGAGAAAGAAGAAAAAAAGGTAGAAACAGAAGAATCAGAAAATGGAAAAGTAGATAAACCTAAACAAAAGGAAATTCTAAATCCTTTTGTAAAAGAATAA
- a CDS encoding YqaJ viral recombinase family protein, with amino-acid sequence MRISTTKMSYEEWKELRRKGIGGSDAAPALGLSRWKSPLRLYLEKIGEIKSDVDTEAAYWGNILEDIVAKEFEKRTGKKVKRVNAILIHSKHEWMIANIDRKVVGENAILECKTTSAWNKDEWKDDEIPQEYIIQLQHYLAVTGYDKAYIAVLIGGNKFIWKELERDDELINMIIEGERKFWKMVENRTPPELDGSKDANEILEYLYPKAEEGSYIELPAYENLIDEIQSLNAQIKQLEELKAEKENKLKEAIGEHEMAVVGKYKVIWKNITSNRFDSRTFKKEYPDLYKQFLKTSTYRRFTIKEE; translated from the coding sequence ATGAGAATTTCAACGACAAAAATGAGTTATGAAGAATGGAAAGAGTTACGCAGAAAAGGCATAGGAGGCTCAGATGCTGCACCAGCATTAGGATTATCAAGATGGAAATCTCCTCTAAGGCTTTATCTTGAAAAAATCGGAGAAATAAAAAGTGATGTGGATACAGAAGCAGCATATTGGGGAAATATCCTCGAAGATATTGTCGCAAAAGAATTTGAGAAAAGAACTGGAAAGAAGGTTAAAAGAGTCAATGCTATATTGATTCATTCAAAACATGAATGGATGATAGCAAATATAGATAGGAAGGTTGTCGGAGAAAATGCGATTCTGGAATGCAAAACCACATCCGCCTGGAACAAAGACGAATGGAAAGACGATGAAATACCTCAGGAATACATAATTCAACTTCAACACTATTTAGCAGTCACGGGATACGATAAAGCATACATTGCGGTTTTGATAGGAGGCAACAAATTTATTTGGAAGGAGCTTGAAAGAGATGACGAACTTATAAACATGATAATCGAGGGAGAAAGGAAATTCTGGAAAATGGTTGAAAATCGAACACCTCCTGAACTTGATGGCAGCAAAGATGCTAATGAGATTCTGGAATATCTTTATCCTAAGGCAGAAGAAGGATCCTACATTGAACTTCCTGCATATGAAAATCTCATTGATGAAATTCAATCCTTGAATGCACAAATAAAACAACTTGAAGAATTAAAAGCTGAAAAAGAAAACAAGCTTAAAGAAGCTATTGGTGAACATGAAATGGCTGTAGTTGGAAAATACAAAGTCATATGGAAAAACATAACTTCAAATAGGTTTGATAGCAGAACATTTAAGAAAGAGTATCCAGATCTTTATAAACAATTTTTGAAAACTTCTACATATAGAAGATTCACAATTAAAGAAGAATAG
- a CDS encoding helix-turn-helix transcriptional regulator — protein MTLRELREKKMLTQQQLAKLIGVTQRTISAYEIGQAKPSLDVAIRLAKALGVSVEDVFEAWVEGKSSQSPSE, from the coding sequence ATGACATTAAGAGAATTGCGTGAAAAGAAGATGCTTACCCAGCAACAACTTGCAAAGCTTATTGGAGTGACTCAGAGGACAATTAGTGCTTATGAAATAGGACAAGCAAAACCATCTTTGGACGTAGCGATAAGACTTGCCAAAGCGCTGGGCGTAAGCGTAGAGGACGTTTTCGAGGCGTGGGTGGAGGGGAAGAGTTCTCAATCTCCTAGTGAATAA